A segment of the candidate division WOR-3 bacterium genome:
CACCATAACCAGCGCATTTACCGGCGCAACCGGTATCGATGTGAAGGATGTCGACAGCGACGGCGACCTTGATGTCCTCGGCGCTGCCCAGTTCGCGAACAGCATTAGATGGTGGGAGAACGATCTGATTCCCGGTATTGAAGAAAACGGAAATATCCCGGTCGGATATTTTGATCGTTTTCCTACGGTAATCAGCGGCGCCCTGCCTCTGAAAGATGGTTCGGAATACCAGGTCCTCGATATCATGGGACGCCGCGTTCGATCAAACAATCCGCAACCGGGAGTATATTTCATACTGATCGATCAGCAATGTCTAAGAAAAGTCGTAAAAATTCGATAATAGAACTAATGTAATGTTGTATAAATGTGGGAGGGATAAATGAAGCACCTTAAAGTCAATATGCGTACAGGAGTCGTTCTTCTCTCGATCTTCTCATTCGCATCCGCGGTTGTTAACATGTCGCTGAGCCCGATATGGCAGGCGGATTATGGTAACATTCCAACGGGTGCTGGATGGGGTGACATTGATGGAGATGGTTGGTGTGACCTGGTCGTGACCAATGGTTGTGATTACGCGTTTCGAGCGAATCATGTTTACTTCAACACCGGGGCCGCGATCTCAACCTCACCCGGGTGGATCTCTACTGATCTGGAGCCATCTGATAACGTCGCTATAGCCGACCTCGACCATGATGGTGACCTCGATCTGGTGGTTGCGCAACTCGGTTACACACCATGGGGGTGTCCGCCGTTGCCCCATGTCGCGTACTACAACAACGGCGGATTGTCGACATCCCCGACCTGGTATTCACAGCCGGGCAATTCATTTTCCTGCGCGATCGGTGATCCGGACGGCGATGGAGACCATGATATAGCTTTTGCACAGGGTGATCATCTGACCGGTAGTATGCAAAATGTCGTGATATACCGTAACAACAACGGTACGATCGAGAGTGCACCATACTGGCAAAGCGACAGCGTATACTACAGCGTTGAGGCTGCTTTCATCGACATCGATCAGGACGGAGATCATGACCTTGCCATTGGTGGACCTTACATCCACGTTGGGATATTCTACAACAACGCGGGCAGCATTGAAACATCCCCATCCTGGCAAACGCATACCATTGTCGGTGCTCGGCAGATGGAATTCGGAGATTTCGACGGCGACGGCGATCATGACCTTGCGGTCGCCGGTATCGATGAAGGCTTTTTTCTCTTCGAGAATGTCGGGGGCGTTCTGGATACTATCCCCTGTTGGTCATGCTCAGAATACACGCAGCCGTCTTGTGTAGCGTGGGCTGATGTTGACGACGACGGCGACCTCGATCTGGCAGCCGGTGCATGGTTTGATCCAGTTGGCATTTTCGAAAACACTAACGGCGTCCTCAGCAGTTCGTTTGTTTGGTCGTACGCCAACGGTGGTTTTCTCCAGCAAGTTGCCTGGGGCGATTTTGATGAGGACGGCCTGGCAACCACAGCGCAAACATTCGTCGGTGATGGGGCGAGAAAACTCTTCTACCTAACTCACAAGCCCATCCACGAAATCACGGCGATCAATATCAACGGAGTCCCGGTACCGATTGACCAGTTCTGCTATGAACTCGCTCAGGACTGGATCTCCCTGGCTTTGCCGCCGGCCCTCAATGATACGTTGACAATTCATTACACCTATTCTCGTGACCTCGATCTCGCGGTCACTGGCAGTCGGGCAATGCTCTTCGAGAATCAACACTCTACCGGGATCACAGAGAATCGAACACTTCTGACAAACGACTGCTACACCGGACCAACAATAATCTCTGACCAAATACCCCTGCAGTTGGACGAAAAAACCAAATTGTATGATATCATGGGCAGGGAGATAAGCCTGGGGCAAATGGATCCCGGAATTTACTTTATGAGATTGGAAAGCGGAACCATTAAGAAAATTGTCAAAGTAAGATAACCCATAAGGAGAAGAAATGAATCGTATCGCTATACTACTTGTTCTATGCTCAACCGCTCCACTTCTCGCGCAGATCAACTGGACCGCGCATACTGTAAGTAATAACTTCGACGGTGCCTGGTGCACCGTGCCCGTTGATATCGATGATGACGATGATTTCGATATTCTTGGTTCAGCGTATGATGCGAATTGCATATCATGGTGGGAAAATGACGGCAATCAAAACTTCTACGAACATGCGATCTGCACTGGTTTCACAGGACCAAAAGGTTTGTGCGCTGTCGATCTTGACGGCGACACTGATATCGATGTCGTATGCGCCGGTTTTCTCTGCGATACCCTTGCCTGGTGGGAGAACGATGGTAACGAAAATTTTATCAACCGGCACACAATCGTCTCTAACTGGGGACAGCCAAACTACGTCTGCCCGGCTGACTTGAACGAGGACAATGAAATGGACCTGCTCGTCACATCATGTCAGGTCGGCAAAGCAGCGTGGTTCGAAAATAATGGAGACCAGACATTCACTGAGCACATAATCAGAACAAATTGGCAGGGGGCGACATACCTTCACCCGGTCGACCTCGACCAAGACGACGACATTGACATACTCGGCGCCGGACCTGGCTCTGGCCTGATCTTGTGGTTCGAGAACAACGGAAGTCAAAATTTCACAGAACACATCATCAGCGCAAATTGGGCAATGCCGACCTCAGTGGCTACCGAAGATCTCGACGACGATGGCGATATCGATTTTGCCGCGACTTCAAGTTCTGGTCAGATCGCCTGGTTCGAGAACCTTGACAGCCAGTCTTTCACCCGTCACGATATTGCCTCGTCTCTTTACCAGGCACGCAGCGTTAGCACGCCGGATCTGAATGCCGACGGTAACTTTGATATCGTATGTTCCTCAAGATTGACTCATTCCGTAAAATGGTTTGAAAGTAACAGCAGTCAAAGTTTCACACAGCATTCCATTGCTGAGAGTTTCTATGGCGCAAATCATGCTGCCGTCGAGGACATGGACGGTGATGGCGATCTGGATGTACTCGGCGCCGCGCAGATTGCCAACTGCATAGTATGGTGGGAGAACGATCTGATTCCCGGTATTGAGGGAAACGGTAGCCTTCCGGTCGAATACTTTGATCGTTTTCCCACGGTCATCAGTGGTGCCTTGCCGGTAAAACCTAACTCCGAATACCAAATCCTCGATATCACGGGACGTCGCATTGGATCGACTGACCCGCAGCCCGGGGTCTATTTCATCGTACACGATGACCGGGATGTACAAAAGATCATCAAGGTGCGATAATCAGAGAAGGAGAAGAAATGAATCGTATAATCATACTACTTGTTATGTGTCTGACCGCTCCTCTTCTTGGTCAGATCAACTGGACCACACATACTATCGCCGATAACTTTGACGGCGCCGCGTGGGCCCACGCCCTTGACATGGACGATGACGATGACATTGATGTAGTCGGTGCCGGATGGGAAGCGGACGCCATTGCATGGTGGGAGAACGATGGCAACGAGAATTTTACCGAGCATACCATTGTGACCAATTTCGACGGCGCTTGCTGCGTTTTTGCTGTCGATATCGATGGTGACAACGACGGCGACGTTATAGCCACCGCATATTTCGATAACACAATCGCATGGTGGGAGAACAATGGTAATGTTTTCACCCAGAACGTGGTCTCAAATACCTTCAACGGAGCCTACTCAGTATATGCTACTGATCTGGATGACGACGGCGATGTAGATATCCTCGGCGCAGCACGTACCGCCAACCGCATATCATGGTGGGAGAACGATGGAAATCAGGGTTTCACCGAACACGTGATCATGAGCAGCTTCAGTGACGCTAGTTCGGTCCATGCGATCGACGTGGATGGCGATGGCGACACCGACGTGCTCGGCGCGGCCGGAGTTGGCGACGACATCGCCTGGTGGGAGAACGACGGCAATGAGAATTTCACTCTGCACGTGGTCGCCGGAAATTTCAACGGTGCCACGGCGGTCTACGCGGCCGACATAGATAACGATAGTGACATCGATATCATCGGCGCGGGATACCTTGCAAATGCGATCGTATCGTGGGAGAACGACGGTACGCAAAACTTCACCCAGCACATAGTCGCGAGCGGCCTCAACGGCGCGGGCGCAGTGCACGCGGCCGACCTCGATAATAATGACACCCTGGAGATCCTCGGTGCGGCCTGGTATGCGAATACGATCGCCTACTGGGGCAGTGTCAGTGGGACGGTTACCACCACTTTCAACTACGCCCACTCTGTTTTTGCGAAAGACATGGACAGTGACGGAGATATGGATGTGCTGGGTTCGGCATTGAACGCCGACGACATCACGTGGTGGGAAAGTGACTTCGTGGGTGTCGAGGAAAACAATATCGGGTGTGTTCATAAACCGGATTTCGGCCCGACGATCATATCCGGTCAGCTAAATTTGCCTGAAGGCACCCACTATATTGTTTACGACATTGCAGGCAGGCAGGTTGAACCGGGCAATCTGAAACCGGGCATATATTTCATAAAAAGCGCTGAGCGAATTGTGAGAAAAATCGTGAGAATAAATTGAGCTTTCCTCTTTAACTGTCATATAAGGAGGAACATGAAATATGCGCTCATCGTCTTGGTTTTGGCCACTACTTTTCCTGCAAGGTTTGCCTCTCCACAGATAAATTGGACCAAACACACTATCTCTGACAACTTTGGCGGTGCCTGTTCAGTCCATGCGCAAGACATCAACAATGATGGGCTCCTTGACGTGATCGGCGCAGGATGGGACATCAATTCCATCGCTCTCTGGATCAACAATGGAGGCGTTCCGGTATCCTGGACCGAACAAATGATCGATACATTATTTTATGGCGTTTCATTTGTCTATGCCGCTGACATCGATGGCGACGAAGACACTGATGTGCTGGCAAGTGCCTGGCATGGTAGTGAGCTAGCGTGGTGGGAGAACGGGGGCGGCAATCCGATACAGTGGACAAAACACAGTATTTGTGCCGGTTTCTACAATGCGCACGAGATCACTGCCGCGGACATGGACAATGACGGTGACATTGATGTCCTCGGCGCGGCCGCGCTTACCGATGAGATCGCGTGGTTTAAAAATGACGGATTGAATCCACCCGGCTGGACACAACACACGATCAGTGATAGTTTTGACGGCGCGCGTTCGTTAAAAGCAACAGATATCGACGGCGACGGGCTGCTCGATGTAGTCGGTGCAGCCCTGCTGGCGAATGCCGTAACCTGGTGGCATAACAACGGCGATTCGACCTGGACCGAGTACACTCTCGACAGTAATTT
Coding sequences within it:
- a CDS encoding T9SS type A sorting domain-containing protein; translation: MKHLKVNMRTGVVLLSIFSFASAVVNMSLSPIWQADYGNIPTGAGWGDIDGDGWCDLVVTNGCDYAFRANHVYFNTGAAISTSPGWISTDLEPSDNVAIADLDHDGDLDLVVAQLGYTPWGCPPLPHVAYYNNGGLSTSPTWYSQPGNSFSCAIGDPDGDGDHDIAFAQGDHLTGSMQNVVIYRNNNGTIESAPYWQSDSVYYSVEAAFIDIDQDGDHDLAIGGPYIHVGIFYNNAGSIETSPSWQTHTIVGARQMEFGDFDGDGDHDLAVAGIDEGFFLFENVGGVLDTIPCWSCSEYTQPSCVAWADVDDDGDLDLAAGAWFDPVGIFENTNGVLSSSFVWSYANGGFLQQVAWGDFDEDGLATTAQTFVGDGARKLFYLTHKPIHEITAININGVPVPIDQFCYELAQDWISLALPPALNDTLTIHYTYSRDLDLAVTGSRAMLFENQHSTGITENRTLLTNDCYTGPTIISDQIPLQLDEKTKLYDIMGREISLGQMDPGIYFMRLESGTIKKIVKVR
- a CDS encoding VCBS repeat-containing protein, whose protein sequence is MNRIAILLVLCSTAPLLAQINWTAHTVSNNFDGAWCTVPVDIDDDDDFDILGSAYDANCISWWENDGNQNFYEHAICTGFTGPKGLCAVDLDGDTDIDVVCAGFLCDTLAWWENDGNENFINRHTIVSNWGQPNYVCPADLNEDNEMDLLVTSCQVGKAAWFENNGDQTFTEHIIRTNWQGATYLHPVDLDQDDDIDILGAGPGSGLILWFENNGSQNFTEHIISANWAMPTSVATEDLDDDGDIDFAATSSSGQIAWFENLDSQSFTRHDIASSLYQARSVSTPDLNADGNFDIVCSSRLTHSVKWFESNSSQSFTQHSIAESFYGANHAAVEDMDGDGDLDVLGAAQIANCIVWWENDLIPGIEGNGSLPVEYFDRFPTVISGALPVKPNSEYQILDITGRRIGSTDPQPGVYFIVHDDRDVQKIIKVR
- a CDS encoding VCBS repeat-containing protein, which encodes MNRIIILLVMCLTAPLLGQINWTTHTIADNFDGAAWAHALDMDDDDDIDVVGAGWEADAIAWWENDGNENFTEHTIVTNFDGACCVFAVDIDGDNDGDVIATAYFDNTIAWWENNGNVFTQNVVSNTFNGAYSVYATDLDDDGDVDILGAARTANRISWWENDGNQGFTEHVIMSSFSDASSVHAIDVDGDGDTDVLGAAGVGDDIAWWENDGNENFTLHVVAGNFNGATAVYAADIDNDSDIDIIGAGYLANAIVSWENDGTQNFTQHIVASGLNGAGAVHAADLDNNDTLEILGAAWYANTIAYWGSVSGTVTTTFNYAHSVFAKDMDSDGDMDVLGSALNADDITWWESDFVGVEENNIGCVHKPDFGPTIISGQLNLPEGTHYIVYDIAGRQVEPGNLKPGIYFIKSAERIVRKIVRIN
- a CDS encoding VCBS repeat-containing protein, which translates into the protein MKYALIVLVLATTFPARFASPQINWTKHTISDNFGGACSVHAQDINNDGLLDVIGAGWDINSIALWINNGGVPVSWTEQMIDTLFYGVSFVYAADIDGDEDTDVLASAWHGSELAWWENGGGNPIQWTKHSICAGFYNAHEITAADMDNDGDIDVLGAAALTDEIAWFKNDGLNPPGWTQHTISDSFDGARSLKATDIDGDGLLDVVGAALLANAVTWWHNNGDSTWTEYTLDSNFGMSHMVYSFDFDTDGDSDIVAVAYTSNDVAWWRNDGGSPVQFTKQTIDGSLLGALGVFAADINDDGNLDVLGTADITDDVVWYSNSGGSLISWTKQMIDGNCNGAWPVYAADLDNDGDIDALAAANASDAIYWYENGLIGISDNDGVWVGLNRLGATIIRGPIVLPRGTDFSILDISGRKVAHDEIGPGIYFIQNGGVICQKIVKIQ